ACATGATGTGGCTGGACTTCCAGAACATATGATGGTTGAAGATGGCTTAGAATTCTACGGTGATGTAAATTTTATGAAATCCGCAATTAATTTTTCTGATTATATAACAACAGTTAGTCCTAGCTATGCTGATGAGATAAGGACACCATATTTTGGAGAAAAACTAGATGGGCTGTTAAATAAAAAATCAAACAAACTTGAGGGAATATTAAACGGTATAGATTACCATATATATTCTCCAACTACTGATACTCACATATTTGAAAATTACGACATCAACACTACTGAGAAAAAACTTGAAAATAAGCTCAAGCTCCAAAAAATATTAGGGCTTCCTCAGGATAAAGATGTTATGATGATAGGTATGGTTACTAGGCTTGTTTCTCAAAAAGGCTTAGATTTAGTTACTCATGTTATGAGAGAGATACTAGATAAAGATATCCAATTTGTACTGCTTGGTACAGGAGATGAAAAATATCATAGTGTTTTTCATTATTACTCAATGACTTACCCTCAAAAATGTAGCGCTAAATTAGTATTTGACAATACACTTGCTCAGAGGATTTATGCAGGAGCTGATATGCTGCTCATGCCGTCTCAGTTTGAGCCTTGTGGAATAGGTCAGCTTATTGCTCTTAGATATGGAACTTTGCCACTGGTTAGAGAAACTGGAGGACTAAAGGATACTGTAATACCATATGATAAAACTACAGTAAAAGGAAATGGGTTTTCCTTTAGTAACTACAATGCTCATGAGATGCTACACGTATTAGAATATGCCTTGGATGTTTATAAAGATAAGAAAGTATGGAGTCAATTAATTAAAAATGCTATGAACTCTGATTTTAGCTGGGAACACTCAGCTAAGGAATATCTTAGGGTATATGATAGTGTTTTAGAGGAGAAGTAGAATATGTATTTGACAAAAGAACAGGTAAAGAAAGATATCGAAGCTAAAATACTGAGCTTATTTGCAGTGGATATAACGGATGCTACTGGTCAGCAGGTATTTGTAGCACTAGGCAATCTTATAAGAGATTACTGTGCAAGAGGCTGGGTTGATACAAATAAAACTTATGAAAAATATAAAGAAAAACAGGTATATTATTTTTCTATAGAGTTTTTGCTGGGGAAAATGCTCAAAGCAAATCTATTGAATTTAGGGATATTAGATGTCTGTGATGATGCGATTTCTGAGATGGGCTTTGATTTAGATGAAATTCAAAGCTACGAACCAGAACCTGGGCTTGGCAATGGTGGACTTGGAAGATTAGCAGCTTGCTTTTTAGACTCAATGGCAGCTCTAGCAATCCCAGGACATGGTTGTGGGATTAGATATAAATATGGACTTTTTGAGCAGAAATTTATAGATGGATATCAAGTTGAAGTTCCTGAAAATTGGCTTAGAGAAGGTAATGTATGGGAAGTAAGAAAACCAGACAAAGCGGTTCTAGTTAAATTTAAGGGCGAGCTTGATATAAAAGAAGAAGAAGGAAAATTTAAAGTAACTCATAAAAATTATGAACCTGTTCTTGCAGTTCCATATGATACTCCAGTTATTGGATTTGATAATAATACGGTAAACAATCTTAGATTATTTAGTGCTGAAATGCCATCAGACGATTTTGACCTTGCTCAGATTAGTCATGGAGATTATAAAAAAGCACTAGACTATAAGTACTCTGTTGAGTCTATATCACAGGTATTATATCCAGATGATTCTAGCGAAGAAGGTAAGACTCTAAGACTAAAACAGGAGTACTTTATGGTATCAGCTGGGGTGCAGAGCATAATACGAAGATATAAGAAGTTGAATTTACCAATAGAAGAGTTTAATGAAAAGGTGTCTATTCATATAAATGATACTCATCCTGCCCTTTGTATACCAGAGCTTATGCGTATACTTTTAGACGAATATTATTTGTCTTGGGATAAAGCATGGGAAATCACTACTTTGACTATGTCATACACTAATCACACAATACTTAGCGAGGCTTTAGAAACATGGTCATCTGATTTAATGAGAAATTTACTTCCGAGAATTTATATGATAATAGAAGAAATTAACAGAAGATTTTGCGAGCAGCTCATAAAACTAAACCCAGATAACCAAGATAAAATTAACGCTATGGCAATTATAGCTCATTCTACTGTTAGAATGGCAAATCTTGCCATAGTTGGAAGTCATAGTACAAATGGAGTAGCAAAGCTTCATACTGAAATCTTGAAAAATAGAGAGCTAAATAATTTCTATCAGATGTATCCTGCTAGATTTAATAATAAAACCAATGGGATAACTCATAGAAGATGGCTTATGCTTGCAAATCCAAATCTTAGTAATCTAGTGACGGAAACTATAGGTGATATATGGAAGAGAGTTCCTACAGATTTGATTAAGCTTAAAGAATATAATGAAGACTCAGCTTTTTTATCAAAAATAGAGCAGATAAAGTATGATAATAAAGTTAAGCTAGCGGATGTGATTCTTAAAAATAATGAAATTATTGTAGATCCAAGTTCGATATTTGATGTCCAAGTTAAACGTCTTCATGCATATAAAAGGCAGCTGATGAATGCTCTTCACATACTTCATCTATACCATAGAATAATTGAAGATTCTAGCTATGACATGCATCCTAGGACATTTATATTTGGAGCTAAAGCAGCTCCAGGATATTATCTAGCAAAAAAAATTATTAAGTTTATAAACTCTATAGCAGATATGATAAATAATGACCCAAGAGTCAAGGGAAAATTAAAGATAGTATTCATGGAGAACTACTCTGTTACTCTAGCTCAAAGTATAATTCCTGCTGCAGATGTAAGTGAGCAGATTTCTACTGCTTCAAAAGAAGCTTCTGGAACAGGAAATATGAAATTTATGATGAATGGAGCAGTTACTTTAGCAACTATGGATGGAGCTAATGTAGAAATATTTAATGAAGTGGGAAATGATAATATAGTTATTTTTGGACTTACGGCCAAAGAGGTTTTATCTCATGAGATGAACAATGATTATAAATCTGTAGATATATATCATAGAGACCATGCTCTACGAAGGGTAATTGATGATCTAATCAATGGATTTATTCCAGGCTTTAGTGTGGATGATGGCTTAGATATATATCACCATCTTATAACACACAATGATTCTTTTTTTGTATTAAGAGATTTCAAGGAATACTCGCTAGCTCACCAGAAAATAGATTCTCTTTATAAGAAAAAAGATACCTGGAATAAAATGTGTGTAGATAACATAGCTTCATCAGGTCAATTTACAAGTGATAGAACAATAACCTCATATGCTAACGGTATTTGGAGCACTAGAATAGGTGAACATTTCTAGGAGGGAGTGAATGATATGAAGCCTGCCTCTGACATAGGACTTTATTTTGATTCATGGGACGAAACTTTTAAAAAACCTTTTGGAGCAATTGAAAGAAATTCAAAAGTAGATTTTAAAATATCCTTCGAACCTACAATTTCGAGTAAAATAAATAGAATAGACATGGAACTTTTCTATGAAGATAAGAAAATGTTTATAGAAATGAACTATGACAGTGAGTTTTATTATATAAGCTGGAAGTTTGAACATATAGGGCTTTATTTTTATAGATTTGTAATTTATATAGACCACCATAGATACTTTCTTGGACCAGAGTATTTAGCGACTGGAGGGCTAGCGTTAATTTATGAAGATGAAAAGGCTCCATCATACCAGCTTACTGTTCATGGAAAAATAGAAAAGGTCCCAGAATTTTATAGTGAAGGGACTGTTTATCAGATTTTTGTAGATAGATTTTCAAATGGAAATGAAAACGGCCAGCTATTAGATATAAAGCCAAATAGCTATATATATTCATCTTGGGAGGACACACCTTCCTACATAAAAGGACCAAATGGAGAGATACTAAGATGGGATTTTTATGGAGGAAATCTAAAAGGAGTAATAGATAAGCTGGATTATCTGAAGCAGCTTGGTGTAACTTGTATTTATCTGAATCCAATTTTTTTAGCAAGAAGTTGCCACAAATATGATACAGCAGATTATTCAAAAATTGATTCCATGTTTGGAGATGAAGAGCTTTTTAAAGAGCTAATAGAAAAAGCTAAAAATAAGAATATATATATTATTTTAGATGGAGTATTTAGTCATACGGGTAGTGATAGTATTTATTTTAATAAGTACAATAGTTTTTCTAGTGTAGGAGCTTATCAATCCAAAGAATCTAAGTACTTCAGCTGGTTTAAATTTAAAAATCATCCAGAAAGCTATGATTCGTGGTGGGGGATAGGTGATTTGCCAAATGTAAATGAAATGGAGCCCTCGTATCTTGAGTTTATAACAGGTGAAGAAGGAATAGTAGCCAAGTGGATGAAAATGGGAATTAAGGGTTTCAGACTAGATGTAGCAGATGAACTTCCAGAGGAATTTATTAAGATTCTTAGAAAAAGAATGAAATCAATAGACAAGGATAGTGTACTTTTAGGTGAAGTTTGGGAAGATGCAACAAATAAAATATCATATGGAGAAAGAAGACAGTACATGCTAGGAGAGTCACTAGATTCTGTAACTGCATATCCATATAGAAGAACTTTGTTTAATTTTATAAACAGAGAAATAAGTGCTCAGACATTTTATAATATTTGTACTATGTTCAAAGAAAACTATCCTAAGGAATACTACAAGTCAGCTCTAAAAATGATAGGAAGCCATGATGTTCAAAGGGCAATGACTGAGCTTGGAAGTGAAAAGAAATTTTTACTTGCAGTTACAATGCAGCTACTTTTTTTAGGTCCTGTTCTTATTTATTATGGAGATGAAGTTGGGCTCACTGGTGGAAAAGACCCTGAAAACAGAGCCACCTATCCATGGGATTCATATGAGCACCTAGGGTTTAAATATGAATACAAAACCAATCCTAGAAAAAATCTTAATGTTTTTAACCATTATAAAAAAATTCTTGAAATTAGAAAAAACGAGTCTGTCATAAAAAAAGGTAATGTTAGCTATTTGGTTCTTTCGAATAGATCAATAGCGTATAGAAGATTTGATGATAAAAACGAAATCTTTGTGATTGCAAACAGCTCGGAGCTTTCAGAGGAAGTTATTATCGAGACAAATTCTAAAAAATATGTTGATTTATTAACAGGTGAAGAACTTTTTGTAACTGGGGATAGATTAGAGCTTATTATCGAGGGAGAATCTTCAAGAATTATAAAAAGAATGCAATAAAAATTAGGCATATAATAACCCATTAGGGTAACTTAACTTTGGATTTATTAACAATAAAAAGGCACTAAATAGGAAACTATTAGTGCCTTTAAGTCTTATTTATGTTATAATATAAAGTCATGATAATAGAAGGAGAAAAATATAATATGAGAACATTTTACGATTTAGGTATTAATACAGATAATATAGATAAACTGAGAAATATGTATATTACTAAACCAACAAAAATTCAAGAACAGGCTATTCCTCTTATTCTTAAGGGAAAGGATATAATTGGAAAAGCGCAAACAGGAACAGGAAAAACCTTGGCATTTGTGTTACCTTTAATTCAAATGCTAGATGAAAATATATCTATACCTCAAGTACTTATATTAACACCTACAAGAGAATTGGCACTTCAGATTACTACTGTTGTTGAAGAATTGCTTAAGGACTCGGCTTTTGATGTGGTATCAGTTTATGGAGGCCATGATGTTGAAAAGCAAAAGAACCAATTAAAAAACAATGCACAATTTGTAGTAGGTACGCCAGGTAGAATTTTGGATCACATAAGAGAAGGCAGCATAAACTTCAAAAATCTAAAGCATGTAGTAATAGATGAAGCTGACCAGATGATGGCATTTGGATTTATGGAGGATCTTGATTTACTTTTTGATAAGACTCCACAAAAAATTCAAAAGATGATTTTCTCTGCTACTATTCCTGATATGATAAGAAAGCTAGCAAGAAAAATAATGAATAATGCTATTAATATAGATATAGACCCAGAGAGCGTAGTAATTGACAATATAAGACAAGTTGTAGTCAGAACAACGGAAGAAAGAAGACTTCAATCATTAGAAATGGCATTAAAAGAATTTAAACCATTTATGGCTATGATATTTTGTAAATCAAAAGAAAGAGCCAATGAACTTTATGACAATATGGTAAATCTTAGATACGATGTAGAAATCTTACATGGAGATTTTTCGCAAAACAAGCGTGAAAATATAATGAAACGATTTAGAGAACTGAAATTTCCTTTTCTTGTAACTACAGATATTTCAGCTAGAGGAATGGATATAGATGGAATAACTCATGTATTCAATTACGATATTCCAAGACAAATAGAATACTATATTCATAGAGTAGGAAGAACAGGTAGAGCAGGAGAAAAGGGGATTGCAGTTTCATTTGTAGCTGATAAAGAAGTAGAGCAAATGAAAAAAATTCAAAAGACAGTTGGAATTTCTATTCCTGAAGTATATGATAGAAGTTCTGATGAAAGAAAAAGAATGAATATAGAAACCTTATTAGAGGGAAAAGTTAAAACTAAAGAAGTTAGATATAGAAAAACTACTAAATCTAAGCCTTCATTAGTAAATGCAAGAAAAAGCGGGAAAAAAAGAACAAACCCAAGAAAAGGCTCATCTAAATAAAAAGTATTAGGTTACAAATAAGAATTTAGCCTAATTAAGCAATGTAGATTGCTAGTTGGTTCTAGAAGCCTTATTATATAAAACAATAAAAATCTCGATAACCAAATAAGGGCTATCGAGATTTTTTAGTTATTACGAATCTAACATGATTTCTTGGATTCATTAGAAATATTTAATTGCAAAATTTTGAAGCTTCTATTGCTTTTGAACTTCTGCATACTCATTTATTATGAGTGCTAAATTATCAGCCAATCCTACAAACTCACATCCGTAGTTATAGCCATCTTCTATATCTGTTTTTCTAACTATTCGAAGAACTGTCAAAAAATGTCTGTTTTCATCAAAAGAAATTTCAGCATCGAAATAAAAATCGATAGGCAAATCTGCTTTTGAGTAAAAACCAACACCTCTAGGAGATATATCGTAAACAGTTATTTCAGCATCCAAATTCTCAATTTTAGTATTGTTTTGTTTGAAAAGGGAATCTACTACTAAACTTACTTTAAATGGTATACGATTATGTTTTCTTCTATCTTCCATCTTTTTCACCCCTTACTAAAGACAATTGAATTGATATTAATTATAACCAAAATTGAATTTATATCAAGTATTAATTTTTATAGTATATTTTTACCCTTTTTTTACCTAAATAAAAACCCAAGGTGATATAATATAAGTCATAATTTAACATTAAATTAGCGATTAATTGTTAAAGCATAGAATTGAAGGAGTTTTTGTATGAAAAATAAATTAGATAAAAACCTCAGAGGAATGCTTTTCTTAGGACTTACCCTTGTTATGGCATCTTCGTTTACTCAAAAAATTTATTCCTTAGGAGTGAAGGAAAAAACAAGAGAATCAGTTGCACAAGCCTTGTCTATTGCTGGAGAGAAGATTGGATATAGAAGAATAAATTTAGATCCTAGATTAGTAGCACTTACTGGAGAAGAATTGAAATATGTAAATCTCAATATAGATATTGCTCTAAAAACTATAATAAAACCAGAACATACAGATAGAGAAAAATTAAAAGTAATTTATGATTATGTAGTAGAAAACTTAACTTATGATTATTCTACGGTTAACAATTCTGCATATCAGGCATTAAAGCAAAGAAGAACCATGTGCGCGGGCTATTCTCAGTTGTTTTATTTGATGAGTAAAAGAGCTGGATTTGATGTAAGCTATGTAATTGGAGAAGCGGGGAACGATTTACACATTTGGAATAAAATTAAGCTAGGTGAGGACAATTACTATATAGATACAACATGGGCGAGTAAGGATATAGCTAAAAGATACGAGTATTTTTTAATAGATGCAAATAGCCTTTCAAAAACTCACACATGGAAGTAAAGCATATAGACAATGAGGTAGTAGGTGGATAAATACAAATTTTAAAGAAAATAAAAAATAAATAGTATATATTAATTAAATATAGTATATATTATATATTCAAAAATATCTGAGCTTAGTGTATACTATATTATAAAATTATAGATGAAAGTAGGAATGACTATGGTGTTGGAATGTAAACTAAAAAACAACAATCATATCACAGTGTTATTAGAAAGAGTTAACATAGATAAGTCATTAGAGAGCTTGCTTTTAGAAGAGCTTGATATAAAAAAAGGAATGCTTATTTTTAACTCGGATTCTGCGGATAATCTTGGATATAATGAGATAGGCTTCAAAAATCCACCTATAGAAATAAGATTCATAGACAAAAAAATTGAAATAGTTGCACTTAATTATAAGGGCATGCATAAAATGGAGTTTCTATTTAACCAAATCAGCTCAAAATTTTCTTTTTTTACATTAGAAAGAAAAAAGCATAAAATTAGTTTTATTTTTCCAATAGAAATTCAAGATGATTACAAGGAAAAAAATAAAATAGCAAGAGAGATTTTAGCTTATATCAATAGCTTAATAACGCTAGATGAATGTCCTTTTTTCAGCCTATATGGGGTAGTTGAAAACCAAATACCTATTTACAGAGGAAAGATTGAATCTAAATTTGAATTAAATGATCATATGTACAATATGATTGCCTATATCCCAGATGAAATATATATATGCAACTCGCTTACAAAAGAAGTTGTTAGAATCAGCTATGAAATTAAACTAAAAGAAGTTTGTCATATAGATGTTCCTATGTATATAGAGGACTATAGCTTACCAGAGGTTATAAGCAAGCAGGATTTAGTAACAAAAGCAGTTTATAAGAGCTCAAATATTTTTAATACTTTGCTAAATAATGAAAAAATAGATGGATGCTTTATAATAAACACGGGTAGAGGAGTAATAACTGGAACATCTGACTACACTTATTTAAATACATTTTCTTTAAAAAGAACATAATTATAATCAAAACAGGAGGACATAATGAAAAATCAAGGCTTAATTCACGTTTATACTGGAGATGGAAAAGGTAAGACTACTGCATCTGTTGGACTAGGTATGAGGGCGGCAGGCAGAGATTTCAAAGTTGTTATGGTTCAGTTCTTAAAATCTTCTGATACAGGGGAGCTTAAAGTTATAGAAAAGCTTGATAATTTTGAGGTTCATAGATTTGAAAGACCAAGAGGATTTTTTTGGACTCTAAATGATAAAGAAAAGCTTGAGCTTCAAGAAGATATTGATAAAGCAATGCAGTTTGTAAAGGATAGATTGGAATCAGGAGATTGCGATTTATTGATTTTAGATGAAGTTATGGGAAGCATAAAAAACAAGCTGATAGATGTTGATAAGCTAGTAAGTATGCTAAAAAATAGAAAGCCTCATATGGAAGTTGTACTTACAGGAAGAAATGTTCCAGCTGAAATTGTTGAGATTGCAGATTACGTTTCAGAAATAAATCCAATCAAGCATCCTTTTGAAAAAGGAATTCCAGCGAGAAGAGGAATAGAGGATTAATAAAAAATTTCAAATTTAGATTTAAATTACAAAACAAGGACTATAGGGAAACGAATTTTATTTCCTTATAGTCCTTAATTATATTTTGAAAATAGCAAAGCTTAAGTTATATTTATTTACACATACCGTCAAGTAATATATCAAGATGTTTTTTCAAAGAAACTGCATTTTCTATATTTAAATTTGTTGAGCATATGATTTTATCAGGTATATCAATAACTTCTTTTTTTAAATCCAGCCCTTTTTTTGTCAAAGAAACGATTATTAGTCTTTCATCATCGCTTGAGCGTACTCTCTCAATTAAATTCATGGCTTCTAGCTTCTTTAGCAAAGGAGTCAAGGTACCAGAATCTAAAAATAATCTTTGTCCTAATTCCTTAACAGAAATATCACTTTTTTCCCAAAGAGCAAGCAAGGTTATATATTGAGTGTAAGTCAATCCTAGTGGGTCCAGAAAAGGTTTGTATTGCTTTATTATTTCTTTGGATGCCACATATACTGCGAAGCATAGTTGATTATCTAGCTTTAATTTATCTTCAGGTTTCATAGTAATTTTCCTTTTTTATTATAATAAATTTTCTATAGTGGAAACCATATCCATAGGCTCTGTAGCAGGTTCAAATCTATTAACTACATTACCTTCTTTATCGATGATAAACTTTGTAAAGTTCCATTTTACAGCATCGCCTACAGCAAATTCAGGGAACTTATCTTTTAGCATAGCATCTAGCATTTTGTTTGTAGGATTTGACATATCAAAACCTTTAAATGGAGCTTCAGACACTAAATATTTAAATAATGGATGAGCAAATTTCCCATTTACATCTGTTTTTTCGAATAGTGGAAAGTTAACACCGTAGTTAAGAGAACAAAAAGATTTTGTTTCTTGGTTTGTTCCAGGTTCTTGATCCATAAATTGATTACATGGGAAACCTAAAATCTCTACCCCTTTGTCCTTGTAATTATCATATAGCTTTTGCAAATCCTCGTATTGGGGAGTAAAGCCACATTTGCTAGCCGTGTTTACAACTATAAGTACCTTACCTTTATAATCTTGAAGAGAAACTAAATTACCATCGATATCCTTAGCAGTAAAATCATAAATGTTCATAATAAATAACCTCCTAAATTAAATATAAATTGTTTACAATTAAATTGTACACAATTTATATTTAATAGTCAAGTAGAAATTATAATAAAGTGGTAATTTGGTCAGGAGTGAAAGAATAAATTACATCCTTTCTTTCTATTATAATTTCAGCTCTTTTTCTTAAGCCTTCATCATTTTTTATATCGTTTAGTAGCTCTTTAGCTGGATTTATAGCAATAGGATAGCCTACGCGCTTTAGCATTGAAAAATCTCCATGAGTATCACCATAAGCATAGGACTTAGAAAGGTCTAAATCATGTTTTTCAACAAAATAATCAATAGCTTTGTCTTTGCTTTTTGAGTCCCACATAGGAACTATTCTGCCAGTGAAAATATCATCCTTAAATATATACTCAGTAGCTTTGTATTCAGTTACATTGTATTTTTTTGCCATTCGTTTAACCAAGTAATCAGGGCTTCCGGAAATAAATATTACGGTATGACCACTTTCTTTATGCCACTTTATTCTTGAACGAGTGTATCTATATACTCGTTCTGATTTCTGGTCTATTACATTTTGACTTGTAAACTCAATACTTTCTCTAGGCACTCCAGTAAGAGTATCTATATAAACTCCAGCTAGCTCAAGAAGATAATCATCATAATTACCCTGACGCTTATCCCAGTCATTGAAAGCTTCCTTTGCGTGAGCATGCCACATTAGAGGATCTATGATATCGTATTTAATCAATTTCTTAAAATGCTCCGTCATTAGAGAATCCCTGTAAAAAGTACCATCTATATCAAAAAAAGCTGCAATTTTTTTCATGCAAGCACCTCCAGAATTATAATCACTTGGCTGTTTTTAATAGTATAATAGATATATGGGTATAAAACAAAAAGTATATAAAACTACTAAAAACTATTATACTAAGTATACCTTTAAAATGGAGGACTAAACCAATGAAATTTGAATTTGCAAAGATAACCAAGTCACGCCTAATGGGGAGTCTTGGGTTACATATAAAATGGCAGGATGAAAAAGAAACACTAAATCAATTCTTCTTATTGGATGCTGAAGAAGATGGAATAGCTGATTATGTAGGACTTCGTAATGCTAGTCTAAAGGATATATTTATTGAAGAAAATAGACTTATGGGTGGTCTGGGCTCTAGTATAATAAGAATAACAAAAAAAGAAGCGCTTAACTTACTGTATGAATATGCAAGAATTAATATTAAAAGCTCGCTGTCTTTTCCAGGAGATTTTTTAGAATATGAATATTTATTAAAAAGAGATACTACTGTGGACGAAGAAAAACTTTTTTTCAAAACCTGCGTAGCTATATCGGAGCCTATAGAGTTTATTAATTATATGACTATGAGACTAGTAGCTAAAGATAGCAAAGCTCTAAGATATTTTTCGTCTGAAAAAAAACCTCTTTATCCTGAGGTATCCTCAAAGGGAGCCGTGCTTTTAAAAAATACTGTTAGCAAAATGAATGATAATAGATACTACTCAAATGCGATAATTGAAGATGCTACAGGCTACTATAAGCTTAAGCTCGGATTTACTATAATAGATGAAAATCCATTTAAGCTTAGGTCCATATTAGCAGGAGAAAAACAGCTAGTTGACAGTGAAAGTGTTAGAAAAGAGATAAGTAGACCTGAGTATATAGCTCACTATAAAATTCAAGATGAAGAGCTAGTGCATAATTTAAAAAAGGCATATCCAACCTTATACAAAGTGCCTTTTGACAAAGGGGATATGTACACAAAGTTTAAGCCTCATAATGACCATGTTAAGGAAGAAGAATATAATATAAGCGACGATTTAGAGGCTGTTTTTTTTACGACAGAAAGCGAGCTTGTCTTTGCAGCACTTGATTCTAAAACGTATAAAGTTGGATTTAAGGTTTTAGAAACTATAGGTGGCTTAAGCTTAGTAAACGAATTTGTTTTTCCTTATCCAGTAATATATGATTATGCTGAATCAAAAGAGAGCAGGTTTTCAGAATTTTTGGCATCGATTTAGCAGAGGTTTAATGCAAATCCATTGCAATAACTTGTATCTAAGCTTATAAAAATTCATTATATGATTGATTCTAGTTTTTCTTTATGGTATTATAAATGAGTAAATAAAATAATACGATGTTCAGGTGCTAGATAGCTTAATAGGGAAATGAGGTATTCCTCTGCAGCCCCCGCTACTGTAAAAGATGACGATTTCGTTGATGCCACTGCTTTTTTTAAAAGTGGGAAGGTACGAAAGAGGTTGATTCTTAGCCAGGAGACCTGCCTGTACATGCATGATACTTTCGGGGAGGAAGGATTCACACATATCTAGTTTTAAATTTAATTTACTTAGATATAGCATTAATTAGTAAATGAAAATTAAGTAAAGATATAATGTTGAACCAGGCCTTAGGTCTGGTTTTTTTATTGTAAATATAGCAGAACATACATGAGATATGAGCGATTTATATTGCTCTAATAGATTGAAATTTTGTGAAATTGGGAGGAAATTATGGATAGGATTATGATAGCTGCAACTCATAGTGGAGCAGGAAAAACTACAATCACAAGTGGATTGATGCGTGCGCTTAAGGATAAAGGTCTAAAAGTTCAGCCATATAAAGTAGGACCAGATTATATTGATACAAGCTACCATAAACAGGCCTCTGGATTAGATTCACATAATATAGACGAATTCATACTTCCAAAAGATGAAATAAGAAATATTTTTGCAGCCTATGCAAAGACATCGGATATATCAATAATAGAAGGAGTAATGGGCGTATATGATGGCTATCAATCAGA
This is a stretch of genomic DNA from Acetoanaerobium sticklandii. It encodes these proteins:
- a CDS encoding PilZ domain-containing protein, whose translation is MEDRRKHNRIPFKVSLVVDSLFKQNNTKIENLDAEITVYDISPRGVGFYSKADLPIDFYFDAEISFDENRHFLTVLRIVRKTDIEDGYNYGCEFVGLADNLALIINEYAEVQKQ
- a CDS encoding transglutaminase domain-containing protein: MKNKLDKNLRGMLFLGLTLVMASSFTQKIYSLGVKEKTRESVAQALSIAGEKIGYRRINLDPRLVALTGEELKYVNLNIDIALKTIIKPEHTDREKLKVIYDYVVENLTYDYSTVNNSAYQALKQRRTMCAGYSQLFYLMSKRAGFDVSYVIGEAGNDLHIWNKIKLGEDNYYIDTTWASKDIAKRYEYFLIDANSLSKTHTWK
- a CDS encoding cob(I)yrinic acid a,c-diamide adenosyltransferase, with the translated sequence MKNQGLIHVYTGDGKGKTTASVGLGMRAAGRDFKVVMVQFLKSSDTGELKVIEKLDNFEVHRFERPRGFFWTLNDKEKLELQEDIDKAMQFVKDRLESGDCDLLILDEVMGSIKNKLIDVDKLVSMLKNRKPHMEVVLTGRNVPAEIVEIADYVSEINPIKHPFEKGIPARRGIED
- a CDS encoding MarR family winged helix-turn-helix transcriptional regulator, with translation MKPEDKLKLDNQLCFAVYVASKEIIKQYKPFLDPLGLTYTQYITLLALWEKSDISVKELGQRLFLDSGTLTPLLKKLEAMNLIERVRSSDDERLIIVSLTKKGLDLKKEVIDIPDKIICSTNLNIENAVSLKKHLDILLDGMCK
- a CDS encoding glutathione peroxidase, which produces MNIYDFTAKDIDGNLVSLQDYKGKVLIVVNTASKCGFTPQYEDLQKLYDNYKDKGVEILGFPCNQFMDQEPGTNQETKSFCSLNYGVNFPLFEKTDVNGKFAHPLFKYLVSEAPFKGFDMSNPTNKMLDAMLKDKFPEFAVGDAVKWNFTKFIIDKEGNVVNRFEPATEPMDMVSTIENLL
- a CDS encoding HAD family hydrolase; its protein translation is MKKIAAFFDIDGTFYRDSLMTEHFKKLIKYDIIDPLMWHAHAKEAFNDWDKRQGNYDDYLLELAGVYIDTLTGVPRESIEFTSQNVIDQKSERVYRYTRSRIKWHKESGHTVIFISGSPDYLVKRMAKKYNVTEYKATEYIFKDDIFTGRIVPMWDSKSKDKAIDYFVEKHDLDLSKSYAYGDTHGDFSMLKRVGYPIAINPAKELLNDIKNDEGLRKRAEIIIERKDVIYSFTPDQITTLL